The sequence GGCCAGAAGGAGCACGACAGATGGCCAGGACGCTCGAGTTCTTCTTCGACTATGCCAGCCCCTATTCCTACCTGGCCTCCGCGCAGGTGGAGGCGCTGGCGAAGCGTACCGGAGCCGAGCTTCGCTGGCGCCCCTTTCTCCTGGGGGCCGTCTTCAAGGCCACCGGCAACGTGCCACCCATCAGCACCGCGAGCAAGGCCGCCTATCTGGCCAAGGATCTCCTGGACTGGACGCGCTACCTGGGCCTGCCGCCGTTCCAGATGCCGGGCACCTTCCCCATCAACTCGCTGAAGGCCAACCGCCTGGGGCTGGTGGCCGCCGAGCAGGGGCGCATCGCCGCGTTCTCCCACGCCGCCTACCGGGCCGCGTTCGTCGACGGCAAGGACCTGAACGAGCCGGGCGTGCTCGCGGAGCTGGCGCGCGCGGCGGAGCTGGAGCCGCAGCAGGCGCTGGCCAAGGCCGAGTCCCAGGACATCAAGGACGCGCTGCGCCGCAACACCGACGAGGCCATCGCTCGCGGCGCCTTTGGAGCCCCGACGTTCTTCGTGGGGGAGGAGATGTTCTTCGGCAACGATCGGATGCAGTTCGTGGAGCGTGCGCTGGGCGGGGGGTGAGACGCACCTTGCACCGCGCTTGGACCTGGCTTACAAACACAATCGCAGTTCATCTTGGAATTCGTGGACGTGAGCCTTTCTGCCCATCATCCGGAGTGGAGCCCCCGGCGCAGGCGCGTGTTGGCGCTGCCGTTCGTGGTGCTCTGCGCCGTGGTGTACCTGGGCAGCGCGATGCACTTCGCCTTCGTCCAGCACTCCACGTGCTTGGAGCATGGCGAGTCCATCCACGTCGATGAAGACCAGGGGGCCGTGCAGCCTCGGCCGGTGGAGGTCTCCTTCGCCGACGAGCGCGTCACCCAGTCCAGCCAGAGCGTCGCGGCCTCCCACGGCGCCGACGCCCACTGCGCCCACACCTTCTTCCGCCGGGAAGGGCTGGCCCCCACGGCCAGCGTGCCGTTCGAGGCGGAGGTCGCGATCGAGCCTGGAAGGGCTCTCGCCCCGCGGCAGATCCACCCGGAGCCCGTCGCCCGGCTCCGTCTGGCGCCCAAGTCGTCTCCTCCGCTGTCCTGAGCCACTCGGAGCACGTCCGCCGTGCGGCACCCGTGTGCCGTACGGGGGGGATCCGGCCATCGCCGTCACACGTCCCTGGGCCCGCTCAGCGCGTGAGCCTCGCGGCGTGTGTCCCCCTCGGCTGACGTGAGGCTCCGCCGCGCGTGGGCTTCGTCCGCGCGCCAGCGCTCCGTCCCCAGCTCTCCATCTCCCCGCTGTCGCCCGTCGTGCGCCGATGCTCCTGCCCGAGCAACGCGGTGCGCGGGGGGCGTGCTGATGCCGTACCGCCGTACCAACCCGTGGAGTCACACACACATGAAGATGAAGCTTCTTTCCGCTGTCTTGCTGTCCGCCGCGCTGGTCGCCGGTTGCGGCGACGATGAGGAGAGCGTCGATGCCGACGCTTGCGAGCACCTCCAGGAGGGGCCCTCTTCCTCCCTCACGGCTTCCACCGACAACACCGGCGCGCCCGCGGTGAGCAACGATCATCGCCGCTATGACATCGCGCTCATCGACGCGGTGAGCGGCAAGGGCGGGATCGTCTCGTTCGCCGTGTCGGAGGCCGCCGACTACACCGTGTACCTCAACGGCGCGGTGCCGGTGACCGTCAAGACCGCGAACGGTCAGACGATCGAGCCCGAGGTCAGCGGCACGGGCTCCTCCGAGTGCGACGAGATCAAGCGTCGCCACACGTTCGCGCTGCAGGTGGGCACGCACACCCTCAGCTTCGGTCCCACCACGGAGACCTCCGTCGGGCTGGTCATCGTCGAGGCGAACCATGAGCACGACCATGAGGACTGAGCGCATGAAGACGACGATCCTGCTGCTCGGGCTGCTGGGGCTGGTGGCCTGCGCGAAGTCTCCGTCCGCGGCCCACCCGGAGCTGGTCTCGGCCCACGAGAAGATGGAGGCCGAGCACCAGGCCATGGAGGCCGCCCACGAGAAGATGGAGGCGGACCACAAGGCCTGGAGCGACGAGCACGACAAGGCGAAGGGCTCCGCGGCGGACGCCGAGCACGACGCGCTCGAGGCGAAGCACCAGCAGCTCCTCGAGCGGCATGGCGCGGTGATGGAGAGCCACAAGCAGCTCGTCGAGCAGCACGGTCAGCTCGAGACCACGCACGGGGGTGACACCTCGGCGGCGTCGAGCGAGCACGAGCGCATGCAGACCGAGCACGAGCGGATGCGCGCGGAGCACGAGGCCATGGTCCGCGAGCACGAGCAGATGCGCGAGGACCACCAGCGGATGCTGGGCGGTCACTGAGACCTGGTTGTAGCCGGGGGGAGGTGCTCGCGCCTCCCTCCCGGATTCCCGAGGCGGGCTCGTGCCTGCCTCTTCTCGCGGTTCTTCCTGGAGATGACGCATGGGTAGCTTCCAGCAGTTCCTGAACGACAAGCAGATCGACACCAAGGTCCTCAAGCGCCTGTCGGCGCAGCTCGAGGCCCACTCCGAGGACGACGTCGCCCTGGAGCGCAAGCGCTGGGCGAAGCGGCACGACAAGGACACCCAGGGCAAGTCCTACGCGGAGCTCGGCATCGCCAAGCCGAAGAGCGGGCGGGGCGTGAGCGAGCAGCAGCTCCGGGCCGCGATCGCGGATCAGCCGCTGCCTCCCCGGGTGCGCGGGAAGATCGTTCGCGCGGTGAACGCGCTGCTCACCAAGAAGGGCGGGGAGCAGGTGACGCACGCCGCCCTCTTCGGGGACACGAAGCCTCGCAAGGGCGTGAAGCCCAAGGCGAGCTGAGGCTCCGGCGATGACACCGACCCTGCCTCTCACGCTTCCCCTGGAGCTTCGCCGGGATGGGGAGCGCCTGTTCGAGATCTCCATGTGGTGCCTCGGGCGGGATGTGAACCACCCGGAGGGCAACCTGCTGCTGCGGCGCGGGCTGTCGCGCGAGCGCCCGCCCGAAGGACAGAAGGGCGGCAGCGTGTACACCGGCTCGCTGCCGGGAGGCGGGGTCCTCAAGCTGTGGGCCTTCGGCGCGCTGTGCGGCGACAGCGACGAGTCCATCTACATCCGGCGGGATGGCTTCACGCCGCTTCGGGTGGACAGGGCCCTCGTGAGGTGGCCCGTCTTCGAGGCGGAGGCGCTGGGCTCCGCGCAGGCTCCCAGCACGCCCGAAGAGCAGCGGCTGTGCCGCGCCGCCGTGGTGACGCTGTCGGAGTGGATGGGCGGGTATGAGGCGTGGGTGGCGCGGGAGGTGGGGCTGTCGTGGCGCTCCGCGTGCTTCGCGGAGCGTCGGAAGGCGCCCCCCGTGCAGGTGGGGGAGCTGGCCGATGCGTGGTGGCGGATCGCCGCGCGTGCCCGCTCCCTGGATTCCGTTGTGAACGACTTCACCGCCCCTGCCGTTGGGGGCATGAGAGGACCGCATGCTGGCGCGACTGCTGCGAACCGATGAGTCTCCCTTGTTCTCCCGGGGTGCCTGGGACGAGCTCCCGGACGCCGAGCTGCCCACGCCGCCACTTCGCGAGGGGCTGGGGAGCGCCCACCTCCCGGTGACGACGAAGGTCCCGCTGGCGCAGGCGTACTTCGATCAGGGGCTCCGCCTGCTGCACATGGGGTGGGGCGCCGAGGCGCGCCGGGCCTTCGCCGAGGCATCGCGGCAGGATCCGAGCCTCGCCATGGCGTGGTGGGGGCTGGCCCTCGCGCGTGGTGCCGGGGGACGGTTCGCCGCCGATCGCGCCGAGGCCATCCGCAAGGCGCTCGCGCTGTGCGAGGGCGCCACGGATCTGGAGCAGCGCTACATCGTCGCGGCGAGCCTGCTGGCCGACAAGGGGCCCTCCAACGGGCGCCATGCCTTCGTGCGGGAGATGGAGAGCCTCATCGACTGTCACCCGGAGGATCCGGAGGCGCGACTGCTCCTCGCGGGGTTCCTGATGGACGGGTACGAGGCGGATGGCCGGCCCTGCGCGGGGCAGCCTTACGCGCAGGTGCTCTTGAGGGAGCTGCTTCGCACGCATCCGCACCATGAAGGGGTCCACCTGGCCTGGGTCACCTCCATGCTGGGCAGCCGACGTCCCAAGGAGGCCTTGGACAGCGCGCTGCGGCTGCTCTCGCTCGGCGCTCGGGTGAGCCCGTACCTGGTGGGGGCTGGCCGGCTGCTGATGCGGCTGGGGCACACGGAGCAGGCGCGCACGGCGCTCCAGCTGGCGATCGAGGCGGATGACGCGTGGGTGGCCGAGCAGTCGCTGCCCGTGAATGCGGCGCCGCTCGCCGCGGAGGCGATGCGGCTCCTCGTCTCCGTCTGCGCCGAGGCCGGACAGTACCGGGAGGGGCAGATCTGGGCACGTCGTCTCCGCAACCGGGTGGAGGTTGCGGGGGACAGCCAGGCGATGCTGCTGGCGACGTGCACCCTGGCCAGCCTGCACCTGCGCTTCGGCTTCTGGCGGGCCGCGGCGGAGCTGCACGCGGAGCCGTCCGCGGACGCTCCTCCCGCGGAGCGCGGGCTGCTCGAGGGGCTGCGCCGCTACACCCGCGGGCTGAGCGCCCTGGAGGCGGGTCGGCTCGTGGAGGCGGAGCGCGCGTGCGAGTCGCTCGATGCGATGCACGGGCCGCTGAACGAGGAGCGACGGGCGGAGAGTCACCTGCTCTGTCCTCGCGATGTGGCGCGGCTGGTGGAGGTGGCGGCGGACGAGCTGCGCGGCGCCCTGGACGCCCGTCGAGGAGATCCCGCCCGAGCGGAGGCCACCCTCATCCGGGCCGTCCGTCTGGAGCGCCGCCTGCGAGCGGCCGGGCCCGCGCCGTTCTCCCGGCCCGCCAGGGAGACGCTGGCCCGGGTGCGCATGCGCTTCGGCCGGGAGGAGAAGGCGCTGGAGCTGGCCGAGGAGTTCGCGGCGGAGCGGCCGGGCAGTGGCCACGCGCGCTTCCTGGTCGCCGAGGCCCGGGTGGCGCTGGGGCGCTTGCCGGAGGCCGTCTCGGACTTCACCGCCTTCCTCGAGTGCTGGCGGGAGGCGGATCCGCACCTGCCCGAGCTGCAGCGGGCCCGGGCGTTCATGGCGGGGCGGGGGCGCCACCTGCGCGTCGTGAGCTCCGAGATGGCGGTGGATGAGGGGCCGATGCTGCTCCGCGCCCGAAAGCGGGTGTCCGGTTGAGCTCCGCGCGTTTCGCATGGGACTGGGACCGGGCGGGGCAGGCGCTCTCCGCGCTGTGCATCGTGCACTGCGTGGCGCTCCCGCTGGTGCTGGGCTTCCTGCCTTCCGCCGCCGCCGAGCTGCTGGAGGGGGAAGCGGTCCATCGCGGGCTGCTGGCGTTCGTCGCGGCAACCGCGCTCGCCGCCTTCGTGCCGGGAGTCCGCAGGCACCGCCGCGGCTCCGTGCTGGTGCTCGCGGCGGTGGCGCTCGGGCTGCTGGCGAGCGCGGGCTTCCTGCTGCCCGAGGACGGGAGCGGGCTCACGGAGGTGCTCGAGACCGGCCTGACGCTGGGCGGGGGCGTGCTGCTGGCGTCGGCTCACTGGCGCAACCGGACCTTGTGCAGGGCCTGCTGTGAGCCCGCTGCGAGGCCCGCCCCCGCTGCCTGAGGCTCAGCGCTGGGGGCGCTCGGGCGGGGTGGGGACGCCCGAGGAGGGCGGCAGCTCGTGGCCTTCCAGGGCCGTGGCGGGCAGCGCCGGGGAGAGCGCGCCCACGTAGAGCAGCCCGTGGTAGCCCTCGTCGGTGGGCTGGGAGAAGAGCGTGACGTACGGCGTCTGCCCGGGAGGCGCGGCCACGCGCTCGGTCGGCGCGGCGGCCACCACGGTGCACACCAGCTT is a genomic window of Hyalangium gracile containing:
- a CDS encoding tetratricopeptide repeat protein, with translation MLARLLRTDESPLFSRGAWDELPDAELPTPPLREGLGSAHLPVTTKVPLAQAYFDQGLRLLHMGWGAEARRAFAEASRQDPSLAMAWWGLALARGAGGRFAADRAEAIRKALALCEGATDLEQRYIVAASLLADKGPSNGRHAFVREMESLIDCHPEDPEARLLLAGFLMDGYEADGRPCAGQPYAQVLLRELLRTHPHHEGVHLAWVTSMLGSRRPKEALDSALRLLSLGARVSPYLVGAGRLLMRLGHTEQARTALQLAIEADDAWVAEQSLPVNAAPLAAEAMRLLVSVCAEAGQYREGQIWARRLRNRVEVAGDSQAMLLATCTLASLHLRFGFWRAAAELHAEPSADAPPAERGLLEGLRRYTRGLSALEAGRLVEAERACESLDAMHGPLNEERRAESHLLCPRDVARLVEVAADELRGALDARRGDPARAEATLIRAVRLERRLRAAGPAPFSRPARETLARVRMRFGREEKALELAEEFAAERPGSGHARFLVAEARVALGRLPEAVSDFTAFLECWREADPHLPELQRARAFMAGRGRHLRVVSSEMAVDEGPMLLRARKRVSG
- a CDS encoding 2-hydroxychromene-2-carboxylate isomerase translates to MARTLEFFFDYASPYSYLASAQVEALAKRTGAELRWRPFLLGAVFKATGNVPPISTASKAAYLAKDLLDWTRYLGLPPFQMPGTFPINSLKANRLGLVAAEQGRIAAFSHAAYRAAFVDGKDLNEPGVLAELARAAELEPQQALAKAESQDIKDALRRNTDEAIARGAFGAPTFFVGEEMFFGNDRMQFVERALGGG
- a CDS encoding MerC domain-containing protein; this encodes MSSARFAWDWDRAGQALSALCIVHCVALPLVLGFLPSAAAELLEGEAVHRGLLAFVAATALAAFVPGVRRHRRGSVLVLAAVALGLLASAGFLLPEDGSGLTEVLETGLTLGGGVLLASAHWRNRTLCRACCEPAARPAPAA